In one Massilia endophytica genomic region, the following are encoded:
- a CDS encoding lytic transglycosylase domain-containing protein, which translates to MSTARLHQRTGRERRRWWARPLRWWHTVAFASGVLCAPFGFAGNQKEEALADSVRVALSSAIMDARPPKPRFSDPSEQQRYHAWLADMSQRLKRKLPDDLVRTEFLETVWYEARRAGLEPGLVLGLIQVESAYRKYAVSIVGARGYMQVMPFWTNVIGDSDRRKLFNMQTNLRYGCAILRMYIDMEQGNLYLALGRYNGSRGRPEYPNAVLKAWNNWK; encoded by the coding sequence ATGAGCACCGCGCGCCTTCATCAGCGAACTGGCCGGGAACGCCGGCGCTGGTGGGCGCGGCCTTTGCGCTGGTGGCACACCGTGGCTTTTGCCAGCGGTGTGCTGTGCGCACCCTTCGGCTTTGCGGGGAACCAGAAGGAGGAGGCGCTCGCCGACTCCGTGCGCGTGGCGCTGTCCAGCGCCATCATGGATGCGCGGCCGCCGAAGCCGCGCTTCAGCGACCCCTCCGAACAGCAGCGGTATCACGCCTGGCTGGCGGACATGTCCCAGCGCCTCAAGCGCAAACTGCCGGACGACCTGGTACGCACCGAGTTCCTCGAAACCGTCTGGTACGAAGCCCGCCGCGCCGGGCTGGAACCGGGGCTGGTGCTTGGCCTGATCCAGGTGGAATCGGCTTACCGGAAATACGCCGTGTCGATTGTTGGCGCGCGCGGCTACATGCAGGTCATGCCCTTCTGGACCAATGTGATCGGCGACAGCGACCGCCGCAAGCTGTTCAACATGCAGACCAACCTGCGCTACGGCTGCGCCATCCTGCGCATGTACATCGACATGGAGCAGGGCAATCTCTACCTCGCTCTGGGCCGCTACAACGGCAGCCGCGGCCGGCCCGAATATCCGAATGCCGTACTCAAAGCCTGGAACAACTGGAAGTAA
- a CDS encoding c-type cytochrome, with protein sequence MKKIVFALICSAVSLSAMAGGNVANGKAVADKYSCFACHGKDYNTPIDPSYPKLAGQHKDYLVHALTAYKRGDGANGRSNAIMTGQVKPLSNQDIQDVAAYLHSLPGSLVNHR encoded by the coding sequence ATGAAGAAAATCGTATTCGCGCTGATCTGCTCCGCCGTGTCCCTGAGCGCCATGGCTGGTGGCAATGTTGCCAACGGCAAGGCTGTCGCTGACAAGTACAGCTGCTTCGCCTGCCACGGCAAGGACTACAACACCCCGATCGACCCCAGCTATCCGAAGCTGGCCGGCCAGCACAAGGACTACCTGGTGCACGCCCTGACCGCCTACAAGCGCGGCGACGGCGCCAACGGCCGCAGCAACGCGATCATGACCGGCCAGGTCAAGCCGCTGAGCAACCAGGACATCCAGGACGTGGCCGCCTACCTGCACAGCCTGCCCGGCTCGCTGGTTAACCACCGTTAA
- a CDS encoding RNA pyrophosphohydrolase, giving the protein MLDREGFRPNVGIILLNSHNEVWWGKRVREHSWQFPQGGIKYGETPEQAMYRELEEEIGLKPEHVKIVGRTRDWLRYEVPDHFIKREIRGHYRGQKQIWFLLRMCARDCDVNLRVTDHPEFDAWRWHEYWVPLDVVIEFKREVYQRALQELSRFLSWPPHGDRRHNSRYLRQPRNQPGTPANRQQPAKAAPQPAAPEAEPDCGEVRLAVPAKG; this is encoded by the coding sequence ATGCTCGATCGGGAAGGGTTTCGCCCCAACGTCGGCATCATCCTGCTCAACTCTCACAACGAGGTTTGGTGGGGCAAGCGGGTGCGCGAGCACTCGTGGCAGTTCCCGCAAGGGGGTATCAAATACGGTGAAACGCCGGAACAGGCGATGTACCGCGAGCTGGAAGAAGAGATCGGACTAAAGCCGGAACACGTCAAGATCGTGGGACGCACCCGCGACTGGCTGCGCTATGAAGTGCCCGACCATTTCATCAAGCGCGAGATCCGCGGCCATTACCGTGGCCAGAAGCAGATCTGGTTCCTGCTGCGCATGTGCGCGCGCGATTGCGACGTGAACCTGCGCGTGACCGATCATCCCGAGTTCGACGCCTGGCGCTGGCACGAGTACTGGGTGCCGCTGGACGTGGTGATCGAATTCAAGCGCGAGGTCTACCAGCGCGCGCTGCAGGAGCTCTCGCGTTTCCTGAGCTGGCCGCCGCACGGCGACCGGCGCCACAACTCGCGCTACCTGCGCCAGCCTCGCAACCAGCCCGGCACGCCCGCCAACCGGCAGCAGCCTGCCAAGGCAGCGCCGCAGCCTGCGGCGCCCGAAGCGGAGCCGGACTGCGGCGAGGTCCGCCTCGCCGTGCCGGCCAAGGGCTGA
- a CDS encoding c-type cytochrome has protein sequence MKNIFALLVLAGAAQAATAAEIVGKAEAAPNKIEMCIGCHAIPGYKATFPEVFQVPKIGGQSAKYIENALRGYAKGERKHPSMKGIAVSLSDQDIADIAAYYSQQK, from the coding sequence ATGAAAAATATCTTCGCACTGCTCGTGCTCGCGGGCGCCGCTCAGGCAGCCACGGCGGCCGAGATCGTCGGCAAGGCCGAGGCAGCACCGAACAAGATTGAAATGTGTATCGGTTGCCACGCCATCCCCGGCTACAAAGCGACCTTCCCGGAAGTGTTCCAGGTGCCGAAGATCGGCGGCCAGTCCGCCAAGTACATCGAAAACGCGCTGCGCGGCTACGCCAAGGGCGAGCGCAAGCATCCTTCGATGAAGGGCATCGCTGTCAGCCTGAGCGACCAGGACATCGCCGACATCGCCGCCTACTACTCGCAGCAGAAATAA
- a CDS encoding DUF1841 family protein, which produces MFTPSSHDVRRFFCEVLRKHRSKEVLTPLEAMALDWVLQHPEYDDALGDVEAALARDYSVEGGQANPFLHLSMHLSISEQVSIDSPRGIRAASEALTRKYDSAHEAQHQIMECLGEMIWKSQRTGLPPDGEAYVEAVKRRI; this is translated from the coding sequence ATGTTCACCCCCTCCTCCCACGACGTGCGGCGCTTCTTCTGCGAAGTGCTGCGCAAGCACCGCAGCAAGGAAGTCCTCACCCCGCTCGAAGCGATGGCGCTGGACTGGGTGCTGCAGCATCCCGAATACGACGACGCCCTGGGCGATGTGGAGGCCGCGCTGGCGCGCGACTACTCGGTCGAGGGCGGGCAGGCCAACCCCTTCCTGCATCTTTCGATGCACCTTTCGATCAGCGAGCAGGTCTCCATCGACTCCCCGCGCGGCATCCGCGCCGCCAGCGAAGCGCTCACGCGCAAATACGATTCCGCGCACGAAGCGCAGCACCAGATCATGGAATGCCTGGGCGAGATGATCTGGAAGTCCCAGCGTACGGGCCTGCCGCCGGACGGCGAGGCCTACGTGGAAGCCGTCAAGCGCCGCATATAA
- a CDS encoding vWA domain-containing protein, which yields MLIDFFFTLKDAKIPVTIKEFLTLLEAMEKNVIAPSMDDFYYLSRLALVKDEAHFDKFDRAFAQYFKGINGAFETSSAIPLEWLVKRMERELSEEQKAALEKFGYDKLMERLQELLKEQKERHEGGSKWIGTGGTSPFGNGGTNPEGIRIGGKGGNRTAVKVWEARAYKDYDGDRELGTRNIKVALRRLRRFAREGAAEEFALEQTIRATANNAGYLDIKMQPERRNNVKVLMLFDVGGTMDDHIERTEELFSAAKTEFKNMEFYYFHNCVYDYLWKNNRRRNSERFPTWDILRKYPPDTKLIFVGDATMSPYEILQPGGSVEYNNEEAGSEWLTRFTSAFPKFIWLNPEPEGLWEYRQSISVIRQLMNNRMFPITLEGLERSMRTLSK from the coding sequence ATGCTCATCGACTTCTTCTTCACGCTGAAAGACGCGAAAATTCCGGTCACGATCAAGGAATTCCTCACGCTGCTCGAAGCGATGGAAAAGAACGTCATCGCGCCATCGATGGACGACTTCTACTACCTCTCGCGCCTGGCGCTGGTGAAGGACGAAGCCCATTTCGACAAGTTCGACCGCGCCTTTGCCCAGTACTTCAAGGGCATCAACGGCGCCTTCGAGACCAGCAGCGCCATTCCGCTGGAGTGGCTGGTCAAGCGCATGGAGCGCGAACTGAGCGAAGAGCAGAAGGCGGCGCTGGAGAAGTTCGGCTACGACAAGCTGATGGAACGCCTCCAGGAGCTGCTGAAGGAGCAGAAGGAACGCCACGAAGGCGGCAGCAAGTGGATAGGCACGGGCGGCACTTCGCCCTTCGGCAACGGCGGCACGAATCCCGAGGGCATCCGCATCGGCGGCAAGGGCGGCAACCGCACGGCGGTAAAGGTGTGGGAAGCGCGCGCCTACAAGGATTACGACGGCGACCGTGAACTGGGCACGCGCAACATCAAGGTCGCGCTGCGCCGCCTGCGCAGGTTCGCGCGTGAAGGCGCGGCCGAGGAATTCGCGCTGGAGCAGACCATCCGCGCCACGGCCAACAACGCGGGCTACCTCGATATCAAGATGCAGCCCGAGCGCCGCAACAACGTGAAGGTGCTGATGCTCTTCGACGTGGGCGGCACCATGGACGACCACATCGAACGCACGGAAGAACTGTTCTCGGCCGCGAAGACCGAATTCAAGAACATGGAGTTCTATTACTTCCACAACTGCGTGTACGACTACCTGTGGAAGAACAACCGGCGACGCAACTCCGAGCGCTTCCCCACCTGGGACATACTGCGCAAATACCCGCCCGACACGAAACTGATCTTCGTGGGCGACGCCACCATGAGCCCCTACGAAATTTTGCAGCCGGGCGGCTCGGTCGAATACAACAACGAGGAAGCGGGCTCCGAGTGGCTCACGCGCTTCACCAGCGCCTTCCCGAAATTCATCTGGCTCAATCCCGAGCCGGAGGGGCTGTGGGAGTACCGGCAGTCCATCTCCGTGATCCGCCAGCTGATGAACAACCGCATGTTCCCCATCACGCTCGAAGGCCTGGAGCGGTCAATGCGCACGCTGAGCAAGTAA
- a CDS encoding response regulator, translating into MSAEQTEKFPFAVGLVGFPPQAAAAIAQGLKRAPGKGPAYFCLSAHSLQEPDLYLANGTHLSTLAALEGLTQGGTRPALVLGAPGIELAHPDFPYPNLRLPVQWDSVFHELGKLVERRAEALAERAASGQPAPTERRRSPRVDLDLTDPAEYLAMRQPAPHGEVLVVDRSDALAVHIAKLMRRQDVAASWAGGADEAIAACRQRAVAVMLVNTAVVDAYAMAEAVPDSTVVVPMVADAAEYDAERAAAAGIAGFVDKPVSDATLRSVLKRLLRLS; encoded by the coding sequence ATGTCCGCTGAGCAGACCGAGAAGTTCCCGTTCGCCGTAGGCCTGGTCGGCTTTCCGCCGCAGGCTGCCGCCGCCATTGCGCAGGGCCTGAAACGGGCGCCGGGCAAGGGGCCGGCGTATTTTTGCCTGTCCGCGCACTCTTTGCAAGAGCCGGATTTATATTTGGCTAACGGCACCCATCTGTCCACGCTGGCGGCGCTGGAAGGACTGACGCAGGGCGGAACGCGGCCGGCACTGGTGCTGGGCGCGCCGGGCATCGAACTCGCGCATCCCGATTTTCCCTATCCGAACCTGCGCCTGCCGGTACAGTGGGACAGTGTGTTCCACGAGCTTGGAAAACTGGTGGAGCGCCGCGCCGAAGCGCTGGCCGAGCGCGCGGCCAGCGGCCAGCCAGCGCCGACGGAGCGCCGCCGCAGCCCGCGCGTGGACCTCGACCTGACCGATCCCGCCGAGTACCTCGCCATGCGCCAGCCCGCGCCGCACGGCGAGGTGCTGGTGGTGGACCGCAGCGATGCCCTGGCCGTCCACATCGCAAAGCTCATGCGGCGCCAGGACGTTGCCGCCTCCTGGGCGGGCGGCGCGGACGAGGCCATCGCCGCCTGCCGCCAGCGCGCTGTGGCTGTCATGCTGGTCAATACGGCTGTCGTCGACGCTTACGCTATGGCTGAGGCGGTGCCGGATTCCACTGTAGTGGTGCCGATGGTCGCGGATGCGGCGGAGTATGACGCGGAGCGCGCGGCGGCCGCAGGCATCGCGGGCTTCGTGGACAAGCCGGTGTCGGATGCGACGCTGCGTTCGGTGCTGAAGCGCCTGCTGCGACTCAGCTGA
- a CDS encoding DNA topoisomerase IV subunit B, translated as MATKKPVSDYSESSIRVLKGLEPVKQRPGMYTRTENPLHIIQEVIDNASDEALGGHCKNIIVTQNPDGSVTVDDDGRGIPVGLHPEENVPTVEIVYTRLHAGGKFDKGSGGAYAFSGGLHGVGVSVTNALSKRLEISVWRKDDKGNGFHTIAFENGDLVQPLASEAAPKDGKKSGTRVTAWPDPKYFDSPLISQVELQRLLRSKAVLLPGVTVTLINGKTGDKQVWQYNDGLRGYLTEALAQTSSGETVVPLFEGEQFAGPDAEGFAEGEGASWVVAWTEEGAIVRESYVNLIPTPNGGTHESGLRDGLFSAMKNFVELHSLLPKGVKLLPEDVFARASFVLSAKVLDPQFQGQIKERLNSRDAVRLVSTYSKPALELWLNQHIDYGKKLAELVIKQAQSRLRSAQKVEKKKSSGVAVLPGKLTDCESSDTARTELFLVEGDSAGGSAKMGRDKEFQAILPLRGKVLNSWETDRDRLYANNEIHDIAVAIGVDPHSFGDSPDLSGLRYGKICILSDADVDGSHIQVLLLTLFFRHFPALIENGNICIARPPLYRVDAPARGKKPIQKLYALDDGELTAIEDKLRKDGLKDGSWSISRFKGLGEMNAEQLWETTMNPDTRRLLPVSLGDFAHTEAAARFNMLMGKGEAAARRAWIEEHGNEVEADI; from the coding sequence ATGGCCACTAAAAAACCTGTTTCCGATTACAGCGAATCATCCATCCGGGTCCTCAAGGGGCTGGAACCAGTCAAGCAGCGTCCGGGCATGTATACCCGCACCGAGAACCCGCTGCACATCATTCAGGAAGTGATCGACAACGCCTCCGACGAGGCGCTCGGCGGCCATTGCAAAAACATTATCGTCACGCAGAACCCTGACGGCAGCGTGACGGTGGACGACGACGGCCGCGGCATCCCGGTCGGCCTGCACCCCGAAGAAAACGTGCCGACGGTGGAGATTGTGTACACCCGCCTGCACGCGGGCGGCAAATTCGACAAGGGCTCCGGCGGCGCCTACGCCTTCTCGGGCGGCCTGCACGGCGTGGGCGTGTCCGTCACCAATGCACTCTCGAAGCGCCTTGAAATCTCCGTCTGGCGCAAGGACGACAAGGGCAACGGCTTCCACACCATCGCCTTCGAGAACGGCGACCTCGTTCAGCCGCTGGCCTCCGAGGCTGCGCCGAAGGACGGCAAGAAGTCCGGCACGCGCGTCACCGCGTGGCCTGATCCGAAATATTTCGATTCGCCCCTGATCTCGCAGGTGGAGCTCCAGCGCCTGCTGCGCTCCAAGGCCGTGCTGCTGCCCGGCGTCACCGTCACCCTGATCAACGGCAAGACCGGCGATAAGCAGGTATGGCAGTACAACGACGGCCTGCGCGGCTACCTCACCGAAGCGCTGGCGCAAACCTCCAGCGGCGAAACCGTGGTGCCCCTGTTCGAGGGCGAGCAGTTCGCCGGACCGGATGCGGAAGGCTTCGCGGAAGGCGAAGGCGCGTCCTGGGTGGTGGCATGGACGGAGGAAGGCGCCATCGTGCGCGAGTCCTACGTCAACCTGATTCCAACGCCGAACGGCGGCACCCACGAATCCGGCCTGCGCGATGGCCTGTTCAGCGCCATGAAGAATTTCGTGGAACTGCACTCGCTGCTGCCGAAAGGCGTGAAGCTGCTGCCGGAAGACGTGTTTGCGCGGGCTTCCTTTGTGCTGTCCGCGAAGGTGCTGGACCCGCAGTTCCAGGGCCAGATCAAGGAACGCCTGAATTCGCGCGATGCGGTGCGCCTGGTATCGACGTATTCCAAGCCCGCGCTCGAACTGTGGCTGAACCAGCACATCGACTATGGCAAGAAGCTCGCAGAGCTGGTGATCAAGCAGGCCCAGTCCCGCCTGCGCTCGGCGCAGAAGGTGGAGAAGAAGAAGTCCTCCGGCGTCGCCGTGTTGCCGGGCAAGCTGACGGACTGCGAATCGAGCGACACCGCGCGCACTGAACTCTTCCTGGTGGAGGGCGACTCTGCGGGCGGCTCGGCCAAGATGGGCCGCGACAAGGAATTCCAGGCCATCCTGCCCCTGCGCGGCAAGGTGCTGAACTCCTGGGAGACGGACCGCGACCGCCTGTACGCCAACAACGAGATCCACGACATCGCCGTGGCCATCGGCGTCGATCCGCACAGCTTCGGCGACTCGCCCGACCTTTCGGGCCTGCGCTACGGGAAGATCTGCATCCTCTCCGATGCGGACGTGGACGGCTCGCACATCCAGGTGCTGCTGCTCACGCTCTTCTTCCGCCACTTCCCGGCCCTGATCGAGAATGGCAATATCTGCATCGCCCGCCCGCCCCTGTACCGGGTGGACGCGCCGGCGCGCGGCAAGAAGCCGATCCAGAAGCTCTACGCGCTGGATGACGGCGAGCTCACCGCCATCGAGGACAAGCTGCGCAAGGACGGCCTGAAAGACGGCAGCTGGTCCATCTCCCGCTTCAAGGGCCTGGGCGAGATGAACGCCGAGCAGCTGTGGGAAACCACCATGAACCCGGACACCCGCCGCCTGCTCCCGGTATCGCTGGGCGATTTCGCCCACACCGAAGCCGCCGCGCGCTTCAACATGCTGATGGGTAAAGGCGAAGCCGCCGCCCGCCGCGCATGGATCGAGGAGCACGGCAACGAAGTGGAAGCGGACATCTAA
- a CDS encoding GNAT family N-acetyltransferase, translating to MINVLPVTLERNGVRLEPLGPQHADGLRAAARDGELWKLRITSVPEPEQTESYIATALEMRPSRLAFAVIDAATDAVIGTTSYHDIVPAIDRAEIGYTWYALSRQRCHVNTTCKLMLLTHAFETLGCALVGFRTDNYNYRSQAAIERLGAKKDGVLRHHAIRRDGTVRDTVMYSIARGEWPEVKAQLNYLLAKER from the coding sequence ATGATCAACGTGCTGCCCGTTACGCTGGAACGGAACGGCGTGCGCCTGGAGCCCCTGGGGCCGCAGCACGCGGACGGCCTGCGCGCCGCCGCTCGCGACGGCGAGCTGTGGAAGCTGCGCATCACCTCCGTGCCCGAACCGGAGCAGACGGAGAGCTATATCGCCACCGCGCTGGAGATGCGCCCTTCCCGCCTGGCCTTCGCCGTGATCGATGCCGCCACCGATGCCGTCATCGGCACCACGAGCTACCACGACATCGTGCCCGCCATCGACCGCGCCGAAATCGGCTACACCTGGTACGCGCTGAGCCGCCAGCGCTGCCACGTCAATACGACGTGCAAGCTGATGCTGCTGACGCACGCCTTCGAAACCTTGGGCTGCGCCCTGGTCGGCTTCCGCACGGACAACTACAATTACCGCTCGCAGGCCGCCATCGAGCGCCTGGGCGCGAAGAAGGACGGCGTGCTTCGCCATCATGCGATCCGCCGCGACGGCACCGTGCGCGACACCGTCATGTACAGCATCGCGCGCGGCGAGTGGCCGGAAGTGAAGGCGCAGCTCAACTACCTGCTGGCGAAGGAACGCTGA
- a CDS encoding proline--tRNA ligase — MRASRFFISTLKEAPSDAEIVSHKLMMRAGMIKRLGSGIYTYMPMGLKVIRKVEAIVREEMNKAGAIELLMPLVQPAELWQETGRWDKMGPELMRVKDRHGREFAIQPTSEEVITDVVRSEIKSYRQIPLNFYHIQTKFRDERRPRFGLMRGREFTMKDAYSFDRDLEGMQKSYQIMFDAYTKIFTRFGLKFRAVAADNGAIGGTGSHEFHVIASTGEDALVYCPTSDYAANIEAAEAVASGARAAAGAALTKTPTPKASKCEDVAAQLKIDLKTTVKTIALTVEKEEGKKQYFMLLLRGDHELNEIKAAKVPGLANYRFSTEAEIEEVYGCKPGYLGPIGTKAPVTVVADRTVASMADFVTGANEVDFHYTGANWGRDMAEPAVVADLRNVVEGDPSPDGKGVLAIERGIEVGHVFQLGTAYSESMKATFLDENGKPAPLQMGCYGIGITRILGAAIEQNFDDKGIIWPTSLAPFELVLCPMGYDRSETVKEETDKLYDAALAAGIDVIIDDRGLRPGAMFADWELIGVPHRVVIGERGLKEGNLEYQGRRDAEATNVPLADIVGFIKGKVQQ, encoded by the coding sequence ATGCGTGCTTCCCGTTTTTTTATTTCCACTCTTAAAGAGGCGCCCTCGGACGCGGAAATCGTCAGCCACAAGCTGATGATGCGCGCGGGCATGATCAAGCGCCTGGGTTCGGGCATCTATACCTATATGCCGATGGGCCTGAAAGTGATCCGCAAGGTGGAAGCCATTGTTCGGGAGGAAATGAACAAGGCTGGCGCCATCGAGCTGCTGATGCCGCTCGTGCAGCCCGCCGAGCTGTGGCAGGAAACGGGCCGCTGGGACAAGATGGGCCCCGAGCTTATGCGCGTGAAGGACCGCCACGGCCGCGAGTTCGCCATCCAGCCCACTTCCGAGGAAGTGATCACGGACGTGGTGCGTTCGGAGATCAAATCCTACCGCCAGATTCCGTTGAATTTTTACCACATCCAGACCAAGTTCCGCGACGAACGCCGTCCGCGCTTCGGCCTGATGCGCGGCCGCGAGTTCACCATGAAGGATGCCTACTCCTTCGACCGCGACCTGGAAGGCATGCAGAAGTCCTACCAGATCATGTTCGATGCCTACACCAAGATCTTCACGCGCTTCGGCCTGAAGTTCCGCGCCGTGGCGGCGGACAACGGCGCCATCGGCGGCACCGGCTCGCATGAATTCCACGTGATCGCCAGCACCGGCGAGGACGCGCTGGTGTACTGCCCCACCTCCGACTATGCGGCCAATATCGAAGCCGCCGAAGCGGTGGCCAGCGGCGCCCGCGCCGCAGCAGGCGCCGCGCTGACGAAGACGCCGACCCCCAAGGCCAGCAAGTGCGAGGACGTGGCGGCCCAGCTGAAGATCGACCTCAAAACCACCGTCAAGACCATCGCGCTGACCGTGGAAAAGGAAGAGGGCAAGAAGCAGTACTTCATGCTGCTGCTGCGCGGCGACCATGAGCTGAACGAGATCAAGGCGGCCAAGGTGCCCGGCCTGGCGAACTACCGTTTCTCCACCGAAGCGGAGATCGAGGAAGTCTACGGCTGCAAGCCCGGCTACCTGGGCCCCATCGGCACCAAGGCTCCCGTGACCGTGGTGGCCGACCGCACCGTCGCCAGCATGGCGGACTTCGTCACCGGCGCGAACGAGGTGGACTTCCACTACACGGGCGCGAACTGGGGCCGCGACATGGCGGAACCGGCCGTCGTCGCCGACCTGCGCAATGTGGTGGAAGGCGATCCTTCGCCGGACGGCAAGGGCGTGCTGGCGATCGAGCGCGGCATCGAAGTGGGCCACGTCTTCCAGCTGGGCACCGCCTATTCGGAATCGATGAAGGCCACCTTCCTCGACGAGAACGGCAAGCCTGCGCCCCTGCAGATGGGCTGCTACGGTATCGGCATCACCCGTATCCTGGGCGCGGCCATCGAGCAGAACTTCGACGACAAGGGCATTATCTGGCCAACCTCGCTGGCGCCTTTCGAGCTGGTGCTGTGCCCCATGGGCTACGACCGCAGCGAGACCGTGAAGGAAGAAACGGACAAGCTGTACGACGCTGCGCTGGCGGCGGGCATCGACGTCATCATCGACGACCGCGGCCTGCGTCCGGGCGCCATGTTCGCCGACTGGGAACTGATCGGCGTACCGCACCGCGTGGTGATCGGCGAGCGTGGCCTGAAGGAAGGCAACCTGGAATACCAGGGCCGCCGCGACGCGGAAGCCACCAATGTCCCGCTGGCGGACATCGTCGGCTTCATCAAGGGCAAAGTGCAGCAATGA
- a CDS encoding AAA family ATPase: protein MQSPAQRFEGSENYVATHDLKLAVNAALTLQRPLLIKGEPGTGKTMLAEEVAAALDMPLMQWHIKSTTKAQQGLYEYDAVSRLRDSQLGDERVRDIHNYIVKGVLWQAFTAPEPVVLLIDEIDKADIEFPNDLLRELDRMEFYVYETREMVTAKHRPLVIITSNNEKELPDAFLRRCFFHYIKFPDKDTMEAIVKVHYPNLKQELLAQALRTFYEVREVSGLKKKPSTSEFLDWLKLLMAEDIPPEALRSQDNKTIVPPLHGALLKNEQDVHLFERLVFMSRTNR, encoded by the coding sequence ATGCAATCCCCTGCTCAGCGCTTCGAGGGCTCCGAGAACTACGTCGCCACCCATGACCTGAAACTGGCTGTGAATGCGGCCCTGACCCTGCAGCGCCCCCTGCTGATCAAGGGCGAGCCGGGCACCGGCAAGACCATGCTGGCCGAAGAAGTGGCCGCTGCCCTGGACATGCCACTGATGCAGTGGCATATCAAATCGACCACGAAAGCCCAGCAGGGCCTCTATGAATACGACGCCGTGTCGCGCCTGCGCGACTCCCAGCTGGGCGACGAGCGAGTGCGCGACATCCACAATTACATCGTCAAGGGCGTGCTGTGGCAGGCCTTCACCGCGCCGGAGCCGGTGGTGCTGCTGATCGACGAAATCGACAAGGCCGACATCGAATTCCCCAACGACCTGCTGCGCGAGCTGGATCGCATGGAGTTCTACGTCTACGAAACGCGCGAGATGGTGACGGCAAAACACCGTCCTCTAGTCATCATCACCTCCAACAACGAGAAGGAGCTGCCGGACGCCTTCCTGCGCCGCTGCTTCTTCCACTACATTAAATTCCCGGACAAGGACACGATGGAAGCCATCGTGAAGGTCCACTATCCGAACCTGAAGCAGGAGCTGCTGGCGCAGGCGCTGCGCACCTTCTATGAAGTGCGCGAGGTCTCGGGCCTGAAGAAGAAGCCCTCCACCTCCGAATTCCTGGACTGGCTCAAGCTCCTCATGGCCGAAGACATTCCGCCGGAAGCGCTGCGCAGCCAGGACAACAAGACAATCGTGCCGCCCCTGCACGGCGCCCTGCTGAAGAACGAGCAGGACGTGCACCTGTTCGAGCGCCTGGTGTTCATGTCGAGGACGAACCGCTGA